A window from Culex pipiens pallens isolate TS chromosome 3, TS_CPP_V2, whole genome shotgun sequence encodes these proteins:
- the LOC120427568 gene encoding uncharacterized protein K02A2.6-like, with translation MKRRLRDRVWWPGMDKVIKKWITDCEGCRLTGLPQKPEAMQRRPLPLEAWVDVAIDFLGPLPSGEYLFVIVDYFSRYKEVEIMTKITAKDTVDRLRAIFKRLGFPRTISLDNAKQFLSSEFRDYCRGCGITLNYTTPYFPQQNGEVERQNRSLLKRLQISNALKRDWKQDLDEYLTMYYSTPHSITGKTPSELMLGRTIRTKLPFLREIETAPPNEEFCDRDAIAKKHACDRENIKRNARPSSIQEGDKVLMQNLLPGNKLTTTYSPVEYTVVRKSGTRCTVQSEDSGTTYERNSSHLKKIPTSVPAESEPLREDSPPAPLDTSPKPADIPNIPSRPKRVCKRPLKFDDYVDVPLDQ, from the exons ATGAAGCGGAGGTTGAGAGACAGAGTATGGTGGCCAGGAATGGACAAGGTCATCAAGAAATGGATTACTGATTGTGAGGGCTGCCGACTAACAGGACTTCCGCAGAAACCAGAAGCGATGCAACGAAGACCACTGCCCCTGGAAGCTTGGGTGGATGTTGCCATCGATTTCCTTGGCCCGCTTCCTTCTGGGGAGTACCTCTTCGTAATCGTTGACTACTTCAGCCGCTATAAGGAAGTCGAAATAATGACCAAAATCACAGCGAAGGACACCGTTGATCGACTCCGTGCCATTTTCAAGCGGCTGGGGTTCCCGAGGACAATCAGTCTCGACAATGCAAAGCAGTTCTTGAGTTCGGAGTTCCGGGACTATTGTAGGGGATGCGGTATAACCCTGAACTACACAACACCGTACTTCCCGCAGCAAAATGGAGAGGTCGAAAGGCAAAACAGATCATTGCTGAAGCGGCTGCAGATCAGTAACGCCTTGAAACGAGACTGGAAGCAGGACCTTGACGAGTACTTGACGATGTACTACTCTACGCCGCATTCCATAACCGGAAAGACACCGTCGGAGTTGATGCTGGGACGCACGATTAGAACCAAACTTCCGTTCTTGAGGGAAATTGAAACCGCTCCGCCAAACGAAGAGTTCTGCGATCGCGATGCTATTGCGAAGAAACATGCTTGTGACCGTGAGAACATCAAGCGGAACGCGAGACCTTCGTCGATTCAAGAAGGGGATAAAGTGTTGATGCAAAATTTACTACCCGGAAACAAGCTCACGACAACCTACTCTCCGGTCGAGTATACTGTTGTACGGAAATCTGGTACACGTTGCACAGTACAGAGCGAGGATAGTGGAACAACCTATGAGCGAAACTCTTCGCATCTGAAAAAGATTCCAACTTCAGTGCCAGCGGAATCT GAACCACTCCGGGAAGATTCTCCACCAGCACCATTGGATACCTCACCGAAGCCTGCTGATATCCCTAATATTCCGTCAAGGCCAAAGCGAGTTTGCAAACGTCCGCTGAAGTTTGATGATTACGTTGATGTTCCGCTCGATCAATAA